Proteins from a genomic interval of Bos mutus isolate GX-2022 chromosome 15, NWIPB_WYAK_1.1, whole genome shotgun sequence:
- the LOC102266260 gene encoding olfactory receptor 52I1, protein MLGLPYNHTTEAPATFILVGIPGLQSSHLWLAVSLSIMYTTALLANTLIVTIIWMDSTLQEPMYCFLCVLAAVDMVMASSVVPKMVSIFSSGDNTISFNACFTQMYLVHAATAVESGLLLAMAFDRYVAICKPLHYKRILTPRVMLEMTVTITIRATVFMTPLSWMVSHLPFCGSNVVLHSYCEHIAVAKLACADPRPSSLYSLIVSSIIVGSDVAFIAASYILILQAVFSLSSKNAQLKALSTCGSHVGVMALYYLPGMASIYVAWLGEDVAPLCTQVLLADLYLIIPPSLNPIIYGLRTKQIRKRTWGLLIHHLFNHSNLGSGIQALEQTRQLQRRPS, encoded by the coding sequence ATGCTGGGGTTACCCTACAACCATACAACGGAAGCCCCTGCCACCTTCATCCTGGTGGGTATCCCAGGTTTGCAGTCTTCACATCTTTGGCTGGCTGTCTCACTGAGCATCATGTATACCACAGCCCTGTTAGCAAACACCCTCATAGTGACTATCATCTGGATGGATTCCACTCTACAGGAGCCCATGTACTGCTTCCTGTGTGTTCTGGCTGCCGTGGACATGGTGATGGCCTCCTCGGTGGTGCCCAAGATGGTGAGCATCTTCTCCTCAGGAGACAACACCATCAGCTTTAATGCTTGTTTCACTCAGATGTATCTTGTCCATGCAGCCACAGCTGTGGAGTCGGGGCTGCTGCTGGCCATGGCttttgaccgctatgtggccatctgtaagccCCTACACTATAAGAGAATTCTCACACCTCGAGTGATGCTGGAAATGACTGTGACCATCACCATCAGAGCGACTGTATTCATGACTCCCCTGAGCTGGATGGTGAGTCATCTGCCCTTCTGTGGCTCCAACGTGGTTCTCCATTCCTACTGTGAGCACATAGCTGTGGCCAAGTTGGCTTGTGCTGACCCCAGGCCCAGTAGTCTTTATAGCCTGATTGTTTCCTCCATTATTGTGGGTTCTGATGTGGCCTTTATTGCTGCCTCCTATATcctgattctccaggcagtattCAGTCTCTCCTCAAAGAATGCTCAGTTGAAAGCATTAAGCACATGTGGCTCCCATGTGGGGGTTATGGCTCTGTACTACCTGCCTGGGATGGCATCCATCTATGTGGCCTGGCTGGGGGAGGACGTAGCGCCTTTGTGCACCCAAGTGCTGTTAGCTGACTTGTATCTGATCATCCCGCCATCTTTGAACCCCATCATCTATGGCCTAAGGACGAAGCAAATACGGAAGCGAACATGGGGCCTGCTGATTCACCATCTCTTTAACCACTCCAACTTGGGCTCAGGAATTCAGGCCCTTGAGCAAACCAGACAACTTCAAAGACGCCCTAGCTAA
- the LOC102265971 gene encoding olfactory receptor 52I2-like: MLGLPYNHTTEAPATFILVGIPGLQSSHLWLAVSLSIMYTTALSANTLIVTIIWMDSTLQEPMYCFLCVLAAVDMVMASSVVPKMVSIFSSGDNSISFNACFTQMYFVHAATAVETGLLLAMAFDRYVAICKPLHYKRILTPRVMLGISVTITIRATVFMTPLSWMVSHLPFCGSNMVLHSYCEHIAVAKLACADPRPSSLYSLIGTSIIVGSDVAFIAASYILILQAVFSLSSKNAQLKALSTCGSHVGVMALYYLPGMASIYVPWLGKDIMPVHIQVLLADLYLIIPPTLNPIIYGLRIKQIRNRTWSLLMHCLFKHSNLGS; the protein is encoded by the coding sequence ATGCTGGGGTTACCCTACAACCATACAACGGAAGCCCCTGCCACCTTCATCCTGGTGGGTATCCCAGGTTTGCAGTCTTCACATCTTTGGCTGGCTGTCTCACTGAGCATCATGTATACCACAGCCCTGTCAGCAAACACCCTCATAGTGACTATCATCTGGATGGATTCCACTCTACAGGAGCCCATGTACTGCTTCCTGTGTGTTCTGGCTGCCGTGGACATGGTTATGGCCTCCTCAGTGGTGCCCAAGATGGTGAGCATCTTCTCCTCAGGAGACAACTCCATCAGCTTTAATGCTTGTTTCACTCAGATGTATTTTGTCCATGCAGCCACAGCTGTGGAGACAGGGCTGCTGCTGGCCATGGCttttgaccgctatgtggccatctgtaagccCCTACACTATAAAAGAATTCTCACACCTCGAGTGATGCTGGGAATAAGTGTGACTATCACCATCAGAGCGACTGTATTCATGACTCCCCTGAGCTGGATGGTGAGTCATCTGCCCTTCTGTGGCTCCAACATGGTTCTCCATTCCTACTGTGAGCACATAGCTGTGGCCAAGTTGGCTTGTGCCGACCCCAGGCCCAGTAGTCTCTACAGTCTGATTGGTACCTCCATTATTGTGGGTTCTGATGTGGCCTTTATTGCTGCCTCCTATATcctgattctccaggcagtattCAGTCTCTCCTCAAAGAATGCTCAGTTAAAAGCATTAAGTACGTGTGGCTCCCATGTGGGGGTTATGGCTCTGTACTACCTACCTGGGATGGCATCCATCTATGTGCCTTGGCTAGGGAAAGACATAATGCCTGTGCACATCCAAGTGCTGTTAGCTGACTTGTATCTGATCATCCCACCTACCTTAAACCCCATCATCTATGGCCTGAGGATAAAGCAAATACGAAATCGAACATGGAGCTTGCTGATGCACTGCCTCTTTAAACACTCCAACTTGGGTTCATGA